One region of Acidobacteriota bacterium genomic DNA includes:
- a CDS encoding DUF1501 domain-containing protein, which translates to MSLEQELALQMTRRRFFGRGAKGIGSLALASLLREDLYGDSPGKSYGALNRLHFAPTAKRIIYLFMSGAPSQLDLFDSKPKLVEMTGQPMPESVTKGQRIAQLAGRKLVCVGSKFQFGKHGRSGAEMSELLPHMAGVADDLAIIRSMHTDAINHDPAVTLIQTGGQQPGRPTMGAWFSYGLGSENHQLPSFVVLTSGGGQGQPLLSRYWGNGFLPSSHQGVEFRSKGEPILFVSNPRGVTPTSRRHLLDGLRDLNRLKMDAVGDPDIAARIKSFEMAYRMQTSVPDLMDTGQEPRKVLEQYGAQPGVPSFANNCLLARRLVERGVRFIQLYHRGWDHHNSLPSNIALQCRQTDQASAALIRDLKQRGLFEDTLVIWGGEFGRTPMNQGDMTRGNYGRDHHMKAYTIWMAGGGIKPGVTIGATDDLGYNPVEEPVHINDFQATVLHCMGIDHEKFTYRFQGRDFRLTDVGGKVIGKAVDSG; encoded by the coding sequence ATGAGCCTTGAACAAGAGCTGGCCCTTCAGATGACGAGACGGCGCTTCTTCGGTCGAGGGGCCAAGGGCATCGGATCGCTGGCCCTGGCATCGCTTCTGAGGGAAGACCTGTATGGCGACTCTCCCGGAAAATCCTACGGCGCGTTGAACCGGCTACACTTCGCACCCACGGCCAAGCGCATCATCTACCTCTTCATGTCGGGAGCGCCATCCCAGCTGGATCTGTTCGACTCCAAGCCGAAACTGGTTGAAATGACCGGACAGCCCATGCCCGAAAGCGTCACCAAGGGCCAACGGATCGCTCAGCTTGCCGGCCGCAAGCTGGTATGCGTCGGGTCCAAGTTCCAATTCGGGAAGCACGGGCGGTCCGGCGCCGAAATGTCGGAACTGTTGCCGCACATGGCCGGTGTAGCCGACGATCTGGCCATCATTCGCTCGATGCATACCGACGCCATCAACCACGATCCGGCCGTGACCTTGATCCAGACGGGAGGACAACAGCCGGGACGCCCCACCATGGGAGCCTGGTTCTCTTACGGCCTGGGCAGCGAAAACCATCAATTGCCGTCCTTCGTGGTCCTGACTTCGGGGGGCGGTCAGGGCCAACCCCTGCTGTCCCGCTACTGGGGCAACGGCTTTTTGCCCAGCAGCCACCAGGGAGTCGAATTTCGCTCCAAGGGAGAGCCCATCCTCTTTGTCTCCAACCCCCGAGGCGTCACCCCTACCTCGCGGCGCCACTTGCTGGACGGGCTGCGGGATCTCAACCGCCTCAAAATGGATGCGGTCGGCGATCCCGACATCGCGGCGCGGATCAAGTCCTTCGAGATGGCCTACCGGATGCAAACCAGTGTCCCGGACCTGATGGATACCGGCCAGGAACCCCGGAAGGTTCTGGAGCAGTACGGCGCTCAACCCGGTGTTCCCTCCTTTGCCAACAATTGCCTGCTGGCCCGGCGGCTGGTTGAGCGAGGCGTCCGATTCATCCAGCTCTACCACCGCGGCTGGGACCACCACAACAGCTTGCCCTCAAACATCGCCCTGCAGTGCCGCCAGACCGACCAGGCTTCGGCGGCGCTGATTCGGGATCTGAAGCAGCGGGGTCTATTCGAGGATACCCTGGTGATCTGGGGCGGGGAGTTCGGGCGAACACCCATGAACCAGGGAGACATGACCCGGGGGAACTACGGCCGGGACCACCACATGAAGGCCTACACCATCTGGATGGCGGGCGGGGGCATCAAGCCCGGCGTCACCATCGGAGCCACCGACGATCTGGGATACAACCCGGTGGAAGAGCCGGTGCACATCAACGACTTCCAGGCTACCGTCCTGCACTGTATGGGGATCGACCACGAGAAGTTCACCTACCGATTCCAGGGGCGCGACTTCCGCCTGACCGACGTGGGCGGCAAAGTCATTGGAAAGGCAGTGGATAGTGGTTAG
- a CDS encoding PSD1 and planctomycete cytochrome C domain-containing protein → MLTCLATAALVFNPLQAAGPEESRPLDFNRDIRPILADNCYACHGPDQNQRMAGLRLDLPDSALGRLDSGNLAIVPGNPEESQLIRRITAEVEALKMPPAYSGKELTRQQIDLLTRWIRQGAPWSKHWAYVRPERPALPKVADKSWPENAIDNFTLARLEREGISPSPEADRRTLIRRVTFDLTGLPPTVREVEKFLSDQSPEAYERLVDRLLASPHFGERMAMHWLDLARYADSDGYHIDFPRSMWKYRDWVIAAFNANKPFDRFTVEQLAGDLLTDPTLDQRIATAFNRNGMTSTEGGADAREYLSKYVIDRVNTTTTVWLGSTVACAECHDHKFDPFTQQEYYQLYDFFHQIPEKGLDRDPAPPYLRLPSEEQRARLSQLEKTIQTLEASRQARLDMTHDGLDEAQAEWEGELARIHRTRQELELKEWSMIGPFFAQSAEEAFTRSFPPELELDFSKSYQDGRLSWNARPDWKDGKAQSLLGNKAATYLHRRIVAESARKLKFFVATSAPYADGLKVWLNGGLVLAKAVEGCEPAESIEVQVDLRSGANDLLLKLVNYGGGYGFYFSLDAPLEDKRLTQVMSAAAKPVLERDGGEKTALRHYFREKNSPRLQSLGQQLSQLRKEKEELEQDIPTVRVMEEMEYRRPTHILVRGDYRSKGEQVSAGVPEFLPSLPPGEKVDRLALARWLTDPDHPLVGRVAVNRFWQLFFGTGIVRTANEFGTQGEPPSHPGLLDWLAREFVDGGWDVQSMLKTIAMSATYRQSSRYRPDLLSRDPGNRLLARGPRLRLPAEAIRDNVLAISGLMDRDRPPGGPSVYPYQPPGLWETKSFYCRTKYEQSQGEDLYRRSLYTFWKRSVPNPILQTFDAPDREVCTVSRERTVTPLQALITLNETTYVEAARVFAQRILKEAGPSVRERIRFAYQTALARLPRPEEERITERTFNRIFETYRGEAAKARQLASIGESPADADLEVTQLAAWTGVAKLILNLDETMTKE, encoded by the coding sequence ATGCTGACCTGCCTCGCAACGGCAGCCTTGGTCTTCAACCCTCTTCAGGCAGCCGGACCCGAGGAGAGCCGCCCTCTCGACTTCAACCGTGACATTCGGCCCATCCTTGCCGACAACTGCTATGCCTGCCATGGACCCGATCAGAACCAGCGCATGGCCGGTTTGCGCCTCGACCTCCCGGATTCCGCCTTGGGCCGGCTGGACTCGGGCAATCTGGCCATCGTTCCCGGAAACCCGGAAGAGAGCCAGCTCATCCGGCGCATCACCGCCGAGGTCGAAGCCCTCAAGATGCCTCCGGCCTATTCCGGAAAGGAACTGACCCGTCAGCAAATCGATCTGCTGACCCGCTGGATTCGCCAGGGGGCTCCCTGGAGCAAGCACTGGGCTTACGTGCGCCCGGAAAGGCCGGCACTCCCGAAAGTAGCGGACAAGAGCTGGCCCGAAAACGCCATCGATAATTTCACTCTGGCCCGGCTGGAACGGGAAGGCATCAGCCCCTCGCCGGAGGCAGACCGCAGGACCCTCATCCGGCGTGTGACCTTCGACTTGACCGGACTCCCGCCCACTGTCCGGGAAGTCGAGAAATTTCTTTCCGATCAGAGCCCGGAAGCCTACGAGAGGCTGGTGGACAGGCTGCTGGCTTCGCCCCACTTCGGCGAGCGCATGGCCATGCACTGGCTGGACCTGGCTCGCTATGCCGACTCCGACGGTTACCATATCGACTTTCCCCGATCGATGTGGAAGTACCGCGATTGGGTGATCGCGGCATTCAATGCCAACAAGCCCTTCGACCGGTTCACGGTGGAGCAGCTGGCGGGGGACCTGCTGACCGACCCCACCCTGGACCAGAGAATCGCCACTGCTTTCAATCGCAACGGAATGACCAGCACCGAAGGCGGTGCCGACGCCAGGGAATATCTCTCCAAGTACGTAATCGACCGGGTCAACACCACGACCACGGTCTGGTTGGGCTCTACCGTGGCCTGCGCCGAGTGCCACGACCACAAGTTCGACCCCTTTACCCAGCAGGAGTATTACCAACTGTACGATTTCTTCCACCAGATCCCCGAGAAGGGTCTGGACCGGGATCCCGCTCCTCCCTACCTAAGGCTGCCCTCCGAGGAGCAACGAGCGAGGCTGAGCCAACTGGAAAAAACCATCCAGACCCTGGAAGCGAGCCGTCAAGCCCGACTCGACATGACCCATGACGGGCTGGACGAGGCCCAGGCCGAATGGGAGGGAGAGCTGGCTCGAATCCATCGGACCCGCCAGGAACTGGAACTGAAGGAGTGGTCGATGATCGGGCCCTTTTTCGCCCAGTCCGCCGAAGAAGCCTTCACGCGGTCCTTTCCGCCGGAATTGGAGCTGGACTTCTCCAAGAGCTATCAGGACGGCAGATTGTCATGGAACGCTCGCCCGGACTGGAAGGACGGGAAAGCTCAATCGCTGTTGGGCAACAAGGCCGCCACTTACCTGCACCGGCGGATCGTTGCCGAATCAGCCCGCAAACTGAAATTCTTCGTGGCGACCAGCGCCCCCTATGCCGACGGCCTCAAGGTCTGGCTGAACGGAGGGCTCGTTCTCGCCAAAGCCGTGGAGGGCTGTGAGCCGGCGGAGTCGATCGAGGTGCAGGTGGACCTCCGGTCCGGAGCCAACGACCTGCTTCTGAAGCTCGTCAACTACGGGGGCGGCTATGGATTTTATTTTTCCCTGGATGCGCCTCTGGAAGATAAGCGCCTCACGCAGGTGATGTCGGCGGCAGCCAAGCCGGTGCTGGAGAGAGACGGTGGGGAAAAGACGGCCTTGCGGCACTATTTTCGCGAGAAAAACTCTCCGCGCTTGCAGAGCCTCGGACAGCAACTGTCCCAGTTGCGCAAGGAAAAGGAGGAGCTGGAGCAAGACATCCCCACCGTACGGGTGATGGAGGAGATGGAGTACCGCAGACCCACCCACATCCTGGTACGGGGAGACTACCGGAGCAAGGGCGAGCAGGTGTCGGCAGGCGTTCCCGAATTCTTGCCTTCCTTGCCCCCGGGAGAAAAGGTGGATCGCCTGGCCCTGGCTCGCTGGCTGACCGACCCCGACCATCCGCTGGTGGGACGAGTCGCAGTCAACCGCTTCTGGCAGCTCTTCTTCGGCACCGGAATCGTTCGAACGGCCAATGAATTCGGCACTCAGGGCGAGCCGCCCTCTCACCCCGGGCTGCTGGACTGGCTGGCCCGGGAGTTCGTGGACGGGGGCTGGGACGTCCAGTCCATGTTGAAGACCATTGCCATGTCGGCCACCTACCGGCAATCGTCCCGGTACCGCCCGGATCTTCTGTCCAGGGACCCTGGCAACCGATTGCTGGCCAGAGGCCCGCGCCTGCGGCTGCCCGCCGAGGCCATCCGGGACAACGTGCTGGCCATCAGCGGCCTGATGGACCGGGACCGCCCCCCCGGAGGGCCGAGCGTCTATCCCTATCAGCCTCCCGGACTCTGGGAGACCAAGTCCTTCTACTGCCGCACCAAGTACGAGCAGAGCCAGGGAGAGGACCTCTATCGCCGCAGCCTGTACACCTTCTGGAAGCGCTCGGTGCCCAATCCCATATTGCAGACCTTCGATGCACCCGACCGCGAGGTCTGCACCGTCAGTCGGGAGCGCACGGTGACTCCGTTGCAGGCGCTGATCACCTTGAACGAGACCACCTACGTGGAGGCCGCGCGGGTCTTTGCCCAGCGGATTCTCAAGGAGGCCGGACCATCGGTGCGGGAGCGCATTCGTTTCGCCTATCAAACCGCCCTGGCCCGTCTGCCCAGACCGGAGGAGGAGAGGATCACCGAACGCACCTTCAACAGGATCTTCGAGACTTACCGGGGAGAGGCGGCCAAGGCGCGGCAGTTGGCGAGCATCGGGGAGTCCCCGGCCGACGCCGATCTCGAGGTCACTCAACTGGCAGCCTGGACCGGCGTGGCCAAGTTGATTCTGAACCTGGATGAGACCATGACCAAGGAGTAG